A stretch of the Bacteroidales bacterium genome encodes the following:
- a CDS encoding methyltransferase domain-containing protein — protein MRKLIKLLLKYIPRPFLIKMSMLFNKPVSLFYKGNSVECTVCNKHFKKFMPYGYGVANKSNRLCPNCLSLERHRLLWLYFQNKTDLFKEEKVVLHMAPEQPFIKRFKKFENLNYTTADLFSPIADVKTDIRNMDFKDSSFDVFICNHVMEHIDEEQKALKEVLRILKPKGWAILQVPIDYSLEKTFEDDTVTDKKEREKIFGQYDHVRLYGKDYSERLRKAGFKVIEDDFVKTFSDEEIKRYRFDKNEIIYLCVKE, from the coding sequence ATGCGTAAACTGATTAAACTACTTTTAAAATATATACCTCGGCCGTTTTTAATTAAAATGAGTATGTTGTTTAACAAACCTGTCAGTCTTTTTTATAAAGGAAATAGTGTAGAATGTACGGTTTGTAATAAACATTTTAAGAAATTTATGCCTTACGGCTACGGTGTTGCAAATAAAAGTAACAGACTGTGTCCTAATTGTTTATCGTTGGAAAGACATCGTTTGTTATGGCTGTATTTTCAAAATAAAACAGATTTGTTTAAAGAAGAAAAAGTTGTTTTACACATGGCACCGGAACAGCCTTTTATTAAACGTTTTAAGAAATTTGAAAATTTGAATTACACAACTGCCGATTTATTTTCACCTATTGCCGACGTTAAAACCGATATCAGAAATATGGATTTTAAAGACAGCAGTTTTGATGTTTTTATTTGCAACCACGTGATGGAACATATTGACGAGGAACAAAAAGCATTGAAAGAAGTTTTACGAATATTAAAACCTAAAGGTTGGGCAATTTTACAAGTTCCGATTGATTATTCTCTTGAAAAAACCTTTGAGGATGATACTGTTACGGACAAAAAGGAAAGAGAAAAGATTTTCGGGCAATATGACCATGTAAGGCTATACGGAAAAGATTATTCTGAAAGGTTAAGAAAAGCCGGTTTTAAAGTTATTGAAGATGATTTTGTAAAAACATTTTCTGATGAAGAAATCAAAAGATACAGATTTGACAAAAATGAAATAATTTATTTGTGTGTAAAGGAATAG